The window GAGGAGATTTTCGTGGCCCCCACTTCGGACGAGCGACGTCGTCGAGTTCTTGTGCTCCTGAACCCGAAATCCGGTTCGGGCAACGCTCGCGAGGTTTTTAATATGCATGTCACACCAGTCTTGAACGAGGCGGAAGTTCCCTATGATCTGTATGTAACGAAGCATTCCAATTTTGCCATTGAATTTATGAGCACACGGGTTCTGGATGCCTGGTGCTGCGTGATAGCCGTCGGCGGGGATGGTCTTTTCCATGAAATCGTCAATGGATTGCTGCAACGCGAAGATTGGGCTCACGTACTACCCCATCTGGCATTGGGTATCATTCCTTGTGGATCTGGAAACGGCTTGGCCCGATCCATAGCCCATTGCTACAAGTAGGTTTCGAAATTGGAAACTATTTATATtgaaatttaatgaatttccTTTCACTTGAAGAGCTTGAGTTCCAATTGGATCAAGTTCATTACCCATTACTTTGTTTACAATTAATGATGATATTTTCTATTTCCTCACCAGTGAACCTTACTTCAGCAAGCCGGTTCTGGGAGCAGCCCTCACCGTGATCAGCGGCCGCAGTTCTCCCATGGATGTGGTGCGGGTCCAGTTGCAAAGTCGTTCCGTATACTCATTCCTGTCTATCGGCTGGGGCTTCATTTCCGATGTGGACATCGAGAGCGAGCGCATTCGTATGCTGGGATACCAGCGATTCACCGTCTGGACACTATACAGACTGGCCAATCTGCGCACATACAATGGAAAGATCAGCTACCTGCTAAGAGATCAGGATTCCCCCGAACCGGGACGCTCCAGTGGTGGATACGGTGGGCAGTACCGGCTGCAGAGCAGTCGAAGCTGTAACACGCACATCGACAAGCTGACAGCCAATCCCAGTTTACATCATTCCAGCACCGAGTACCTGCCGCAGGAGTTTGCAGATGTCATCTCGTTGGAGACCTCTATTAACCAGTCGTTCCGGTCCCGTTGTGACAGCTGGTTGTCGGGCGGATCGCGCAGGAGCTTCTACTATTCCATATCGGAGAGCATCTATCACAGTCTGGCGGATGAGAGCGAATTTTCCGGACTGGCAGCTGCTTCTTTGGAAAATAGACAGCAGAATTTCGGACCATCAAGCGAGCTGCCCGACTTAAGTGAGCCTCTCCTGAAGGAGGATGGATGGATGGTGGAGGAGGGAGAGTTTGTGATGATGCACGCCGTGTACCAGACGCATCTGGGAATCGATTGTCACTTCGCACCAAAAGCCCAGATGAACGACGGCACCATCTACCTTATACTTATACGCGGTGGCATCAGCCGTCCGCACCTGCTGAGCTTCCTCTACAACATGAGTTCCGGCACCCACTTGCCGGAGGTAAACAACGAGTACGTGAAGGTGCTGCCGGTGCGCGCCTTCCGTTTGGAACCGCACGACAATCACGGCATCATCACCGTCGACGGAGAGAGGGTGGAGTTCGGACCCCTCCAGGCGGAGGTCCTTCCGGGCATAGCCCGTGTCATGGTGCCGAAGTAGTGGAGCATTCATTGCACTCTCAATGAGGCTTTAAATGGAGCAAAAGCAATCTCGTTTTTAGGAATCTCTGCATTTGTATGTGTAGCTAATACATAGGGCTCTACATAGCCGGGTTTATCCTATTTTTTGTGGTGGTTTGCTTCTACCGAGAAACACATTGCAttgttaacatttttattaaaactaattgcagttataaaaatatataagcatgtatgtatatattgcGACCGAACgataatattttccatttttgctgTGGAATTGGAAAAGAAGCCATATAAAGCCAGATAAAGCATATCAACTATCATAAAGCTTGGGTAATATCGTATCTACACACgccttatgaatttttaattcaaaatttcCCAAATGGGCGCCTTGCCAGTGGAAATTTGTCAACCCTGGTCGCTGACAATTGAATCATTTATCGCACGCGGTCACACTGATAGTAACGATAactaaaataagaaaaaaaaaatacatctgttgggaaaaaaatttgtttccgCGGAAAACTAAACTTCCCCTGCATTTTACAAGGTGTCAGCACATTCCATTGCTCTTGCGAAGCTTTTTGGCGTTCAAGCTTATATAATTTGGACAAGTAAACCCCGGAAAGCGCTGCAATATGTCGTCCGAAGAGCTGGCGCCAATTAACGAGAAGGACTTCAAGGATCTGAAGGAGCGCATGAAGCTGATTGTGGACGCAGATCCAAAGCAGTATCACAACGATTTTTCCCTCCGGCGCTATCTGCGCGCCTTTAAGACCACGGATGACGCATTCCAGGTGAGCGATTCTTACACTTATAAGGTAACGTCTACTTTGAAATCTGAAGCTTACTATCTT of the Drosophila ananassae strain 14024-0371.13 chromosome 2R, ASM1763931v2, whole genome shotgun sequence genome contains:
- the LOC6506895 gene encoding sphingosine kinase 2 codes for the protein MNESHDKRSTSTVSSTPPEGADVEDLGHDVSDTFYTSQRKGSHVFRVRLDATGFTLQRESPAGTIIKEQQVRILDIVGARCMRPKKSRRLAMSGACACSSGNPNSPAISASGDHRGTATTPSKCSISSRNDPAVGDGDVSAYLYVFAYVLKKRSLRTELHRERTVLTLRFRSFDTFEDNMREADRWYRALRWQLHRTMEEIFVAPTSDERRRRVLVLLNPKSGSGNAREVFNMHVTPVLNEAEVPYDLYVTKHSNFAIEFMSTRVLDAWCCVIAVGGDGLFHEIVNGLLQREDWAHVLPHLALGIIPCGSGNGLARSIAHCYNEPYFSKPVLGAALTVISGRSSPMDVVRVQLQSRSVYSFLSIGWGFISDVDIESERIRMLGYQRFTVWTLYRLANLRTYNGKISYLLRDQDSPEPGRSSGGYGGQYRLQSSRSCNTHIDKLTANPSLHHSSTEYLPQEFADVISLETSINQSFRSRCDSWLSGGSRRSFYYSISESIYHSLADESEFSGLAAASLENRQQNFGPSSELPDLSEPLLKEDGWMVEEGEFVMMHAVYQTHLGIDCHFAPKAQMNDGTIYLILIRGGISRPHLLSFLYNMSSGTHLPEVNNEYVKVLPVRAFRLEPHDNHGIITVDGERVEFGPLQAEVLPGIARVMVPK